Proteins encoded in a region of the Mucilaginibacter sabulilitoris genome:
- a CDS encoding glycosyl transferase family 90, protein MAFKKISSEIKRSKIPYYAKNILRQIIPSVFYQSLLNKKLSAINNYNKTDVINRVNYYNRLEKFTSVGPNAIELQNMQIFKSPKAYNFDTFEFTRYFKKHLKANFLFGDVTYNPDVPSIQKSRPITGDNANAVLLKLDKKRHFVFINDDKKFADKKNMLIGRGTMSQPHRITFMEKYFNSQLCDLGQVNKTGGNTAWFKPKISITEHLGYKFILSLEGNDVATNLKWIMSSNSIAVMPKPKYETWFMEGLLIPDYHYILIKDDYSDLEEKLCYYIDHDAEALDIVNNANQFVKQFLNKKQEGLISLMVLQKYFYCTGQIDHIS, encoded by the coding sequence ATGGCTTTTAAAAAAATAAGTTCGGAAATTAAAAGAAGCAAAATCCCTTATTATGCAAAAAACATTTTAAGGCAAATTATTCCGTCCGTATTTTATCAAAGTTTGCTCAATAAAAAACTATCAGCTATAAACAATTACAACAAGACTGATGTAATAAACCGGGTAAATTATTATAACAGGCTCGAAAAATTCACTTCAGTTGGCCCTAATGCCATTGAACTGCAAAACATGCAAATATTTAAAAGTCCTAAAGCCTACAATTTTGATACTTTTGAATTTACCCGTTATTTTAAAAAACACCTCAAAGCAAACTTTCTTTTTGGCGATGTAACTTACAATCCGGATGTTCCATCGATACAAAAAAGCCGCCCCATTACCGGCGACAATGCCAATGCTGTATTATTAAAGCTGGATAAAAAGCGGCATTTTGTTTTTATAAATGACGATAAAAAGTTTGCCGACAAAAAAAACATGCTCATAGGCCGGGGAACAATGAGCCAGCCGCACCGGATTACCTTTATGGAAAAATACTTTAATAGCCAGCTGTGCGATTTAGGTCAGGTTAATAAAACCGGAGGAAATACAGCATGGTTTAAACCCAAAATTTCGATAACCGAACATTTAGGCTATAAATTCATATTAAGTTTAGAAGGCAATGATGTGGCTACTAACTTAAAATGGATCATGTCATCCAATTCCATAGCGGTAATGCCCAAACCCAAATATGAAACATGGTTTATGGAAGGGTTGCTGATTCCTGATTATCATTATATACTAATTAAAGACGATTACTCAGACCTGGAAGAAAAACTATGTTATTACATTGACCATGATGCGGAGGCGTTGGACATAGTTAACAATGCGAATCAGTTTGTAAAACAATTCCTCAATAAAAAACAGGAGGGGCTGATATCCTTAATGGTGCTTCAAAAATACTTTTACTGCACGGGGCAAATAGATCATATTTCCTGA
- a CDS encoding BaiN/RdsA family NAD(P)/FAD-dependent oxidoreductase: MTTNLTKQTHFDAIIIGGGACGLMCAVQAGFLGKRTLVLEKNDRVGAKILISGGGRCNYTNLYATDQQFISQNPHFSKSAFSQWTVDDTISFFETYGIVGKEKTLGQLFPVSDKAKDVVEVFTNLCADLDQEIWCDAEVKMIEKTEDGFTVRAEVNGRQEYISAPRVVVAAGGLPIPKMGATDFGLRTARKFDLKITDTAPALVPLTITGKDQPWYEQLSGNSIFCRVWNDHTSFEENILFTHWGLSGPAILQISSYWKPGEYINIDLLPNQNIAELIQHEKEVNGKKMLLAYLANLYTRKFAEALSDKLPVEKNLASLTKTDIENISSLIHEFKVKPAGDKGYDKAEVMRGGVSTDELSSKTLESKKVHGLFFGGECVDVTGWLGGYNFQWAWASGFVIAQNL, translated from the coding sequence ATGACTACAAATTTAACAAAACAAACCCATTTTGATGCAATAATAATTGGCGGCGGGGCCTGCGGGCTCATGTGCGCTGTGCAGGCAGGCTTTCTGGGTAAACGCACCCTCGTGCTCGAAAAAAATGATCGTGTAGGCGCCAAGATTCTGATAAGCGGCGGCGGCAGGTGCAACTACACCAATTTGTATGCTACCGATCAGCAATTTATTTCGCAAAATCCGCACTTCTCTAAATCGGCCTTTTCACAATGGACGGTTGACGATACCATCAGTTTTTTTGAAACCTATGGCATTGTGGGGAAGGAAAAAACCCTCGGTCAGCTTTTTCCTGTTAGCGATAAAGCAAAGGACGTGGTAGAAGTTTTCACTAACCTATGTGCCGATCTCGACCAGGAAATCTGGTGCGATGCAGAGGTTAAGATGATAGAAAAAACCGAAGATGGATTTACCGTCAGGGCCGAAGTTAACGGGCGGCAGGAGTATATAAGCGCTCCCCGTGTGGTGGTAGCCGCCGGCGGTTTACCTATCCCTAAAATGGGAGCTACCGATTTTGGATTGAGAACAGCCCGCAAATTCGACCTCAAAATTACCGATACCGCTCCTGCCCTGGTGCCGCTTACCATTACCGGGAAAGATCAGCCCTGGTATGAGCAATTAAGCGGCAACAGCATTTTTTGCCGGGTTTGGAACGATCACACCAGCTTTGAAGAAAACATACTGTTTACCCATTGGGGATTAAGCGGCCCGGCCATATTACAGATCTCTTCCTATTGGAAACCCGGTGAATACATCAATATCGACCTTTTACCCAACCAAAACATAGCTGAACTTATACAGCACGAAAAGGAAGTTAATGGCAAAAAAATGCTGCTGGCATACCTGGCCAACCTCTATACCCGCAAATTTGCCGAAGCGCTGAGCGATAAGCTGCCGGTAGAAAAGAACTTGGCATCGCTTACTAAAACCGATATAGAAAACATCAGCAGCCTGATCCACGAGTTTAAGGTAAAACCCGCCGGTGATAAGGGATATGATAAGGCCGAAGTAATGCGCGGCGGGGTATCAACTGATGAACTATCATCTAAAACCCTGGAAAGCAAAAAGGTCCACGGCTTATTTTTTGGTGGTGAGTGTGTAGATGTTACCGGTTGGCTGGGCGGTTATAATTTTCAATGGGCCTGGGCAAGTGGATTTGTTATTGCGCAGAATTTATGA
- a CDS encoding NADH-quinone oxidoreductase subunit A, translating to MTDVSQISEFGKILIFLITGIIMVCVIFFVNRLFAPNNPNPEKLTSYECGEEPTGNAWLPFNSRFYVIALIFLLFDVEMVFIFPWATVFGSHEIIAQDARWGWFSLAEMFVFLGILILGLVYVWAKGDLEWIKAKPVTPTIDVSIPASIYEKLNLEQSTYAVKAFSLTNQEPEAIAVAEAPEPAQTVRKPMFKPTFKKPANE from the coding sequence ATGACCGATGTTTCGCAAATATCAGAATTTGGAAAGATACTTATCTTTCTGATTACAGGAATAATAATGGTATGCGTTATATTTTTTGTTAACCGCCTGTTTGCCCCAAATAACCCCAATCCGGAGAAACTGACCTCGTACGAATGCGGTGAAGAGCCAACCGGCAATGCCTGGCTGCCGTTTAATTCGCGGTTTTATGTAATAGCGCTTATATTTTTACTGTTTGATGTAGAAATGGTGTTCATTTTTCCGTGGGCAACGGTATTTGGCAGTCATGAAATTATAGCACAGGATGCGCGCTGGGGCTGGTTTTCATTGGCCGAAATGTTTGTTTTTTTAGGCATCCTGATATTGGGCCTGGTTTATGTTTGGGCCAAGGGCGACCTGGAATGGATAAAGGCCAAGCCTGTAACACCCACCATTGATGTAAGCATCCCCGCATCAATTTATGAGAAACTGAACCTGGAACAAAGTACATACGCTGTTAAAGCATTTAGTTTAACTAATCAGGAGCCAGAAGCTATAGCAGTAGCCGAAGCGCCTGAACCTGCTCAGACGGTTAGAAAGCCTATGTTTAAACCAACTTTTAAAAAGCCTGCAAATGAGTAG
- a CDS encoding NADH-quinone oxidoreductase subunit B, which yields MSSDITSESGGVVVTKLDDLLNWARLSSLWPLSFGIACCAIEMMGSMASTYDLDRFGVFPRPSARQADVIIIAGTVTFKMAERIKRLYEQMPEPKYVISMGSCSNCGGPYWQHGYHVVKGVDRVIPVDVYVQGCPPRPEALIGSILELQKKIEQEHLVRG from the coding sequence ATGAGTAGTGATATAACAAGCGAAAGCGGTGGTGTAGTAGTTACCAAATTGGACGACCTGCTCAACTGGGCACGTTTATCATCATTATGGCCTTTGAGTTTTGGCATAGCCTGCTGCGCTATCGAAATGATGGGTTCCATGGCATCTACCTATGACCTTGACCGGTTTGGTGTTTTCCCGCGCCCCTCTGCGCGCCAGGCCGATGTTATTATTATTGCGGGCACCGTTACCTTTAAAATGGCCGAACGCATCAAACGTCTATACGAACAAATGCCCGAGCCAAAATATGTAATATCTATGGGTTCATGCTCCAACTGCGGCGGCCCGTACTGGCAGCATGGCTACCACGTAGTAAAAGGGGTTGACCGTGTAATTCCTGTTGATGTGTACGTACAAGGCTGCCCGCCCCGCCCCGAAGCCCTTATAGGCTCCATACTTGAACTGCAAAAGAAAATTGAGCAGGAACATCTGGTGAGAGGGTAA
- a CDS encoding aminoglycoside phosphotransferase family protein has product MSNASDFNNIIDQFLVRRLINSQFPQWTDLEISPVEPGGWDNRTFRLGKHMTARLPSAAGYAAQVEKEQYWLPKLASHLTLPIPTPLAVGKPGFGYPWHWSVYSWINGETAAIERIADLSEFAADLAGFLNELYQIDVEDGLAPGTHNFFRGGSVSVYDAETRQAIAHLQGKIDTAAAIAIWEEALNATWTGRPVWMHGDISWGNLLVNNGKLSAVIDFGSSAVGDPACDLAIAWTLFKGESRAVFRSKLNLDKATWARGRGWTIWKALIVMAGLSGTNPLEVENSRRVLEEVIADYQQSA; this is encoded by the coding sequence ATGAGCAACGCTTCAGATTTTAATAATATCATTGATCAATTTTTGGTAAGGCGACTGATCAATTCGCAGTTTCCGCAGTGGACCGATCTGGAAATAAGCCCTGTAGAACCGGGGGGATGGGATAACCGAACCTTTCGGCTTGGCAAACACATGACGGCGCGTTTACCAAGCGCTGCAGGTTACGCAGCACAAGTTGAAAAAGAACAATACTGGCTACCTAAGCTCGCGTCGCATTTAACGCTCCCAATTCCCACACCGCTGGCTGTCGGGAAACCAGGATTCGGCTATCCATGGCATTGGTCAGTTTATAGCTGGATAAACGGGGAGACCGCTGCCATTGAACGCATAGCTGATTTATCAGAATTTGCGGCTGACCTTGCCGGGTTTTTAAACGAGCTATATCAAATTGATGTGGAGGATGGTTTAGCGCCGGGTACGCACAATTTTTTTCGCGGCGGTTCGGTAAGTGTTTACGACGCCGAAACGAGGCAGGCGATTGCTCACTTACAAGGTAAAATTGATACTGCTGCAGCTATTGCAATTTGGGAAGAGGCGTTAAATGCTACCTGGACCGGAAGACCAGTTTGGATGCATGGAGATATTAGCTGGGGTAATTTGTTGGTGAATAATGGTAAATTAAGCGCTGTTATTGATTTTGGAAGCTCGGCAGTAGGCGATCCGGCCTGTGATTTGGCTATTGCCTGGACGCTGTTTAAGGGAGAAAGCCGGGCGGTTTTTCGCAGTAAATTAAATCTTGATAAAGCCACCTGGGCCCGGGGCCGTGGCTGGACGATATGGAAAGCCCTGATCGTAATGGCAGGCCTTTCAGGTACAAATCCTTTAGAAGTAGAAAATTCCAGACGGGTACTGGAAGAAGTGATTGCAGATTATCAGCAATCTGCTTGA
- a CDS encoding alpha/beta hydrolase, with product MKTFCLNFIAFIWLCLGACHAQTANPKQDIFPKGTTFISNIPYASDTLKKHLLDIYLPPVVKSSYPLIIWVHGGAWMLNDKYADMGYMTQTLKKFMDKGYAVASIDYRHSTTASFPAQIQDCNQAVEFLYQHAIKYKLDRDKIALIGFSAGGHLASLLALSNNNNIKEFYYDGKKPGFKIRLVLDFYGPSDFLSLKGSEVNDPKSPINLLLGAWVFDRPDLAKIASPVTYIDKNDPPFLIVQGEKDESVNPTQSISLSLHLKLAGVKNDLIIVPNAPHYGVMFDAENIREKIAQYLDEFMK from the coding sequence ATGAAAACCTTCTGCCTTAATTTTATCGCATTTATCTGGTTATGCCTTGGCGCTTGTCATGCACAAACTGCTAATCCCAAACAAGATATTTTCCCAAAAGGAACCACGTTTATCAGCAATATACCTTATGCAAGCGATACATTAAAAAAGCACCTGCTGGATATTTACCTGCCGCCGGTTGTTAAAAGCAGCTATCCACTCATTATATGGGTGCATGGTGGCGCCTGGATGCTGAACGACAAGTACGCCGATATGGGTTATATGACCCAAACCCTGAAAAAGTTTATGGATAAGGGCTATGCCGTAGCATCTATCGACTACCGGCATAGTACTACCGCGTCTTTCCCGGCGCAGATACAGGATTGCAACCAGGCTGTGGAGTTTTTATATCAGCATGCCATCAAATACAAGCTCGATCGTGATAAAATAGCGCTCATCGGTTTTTCCGCAGGCGGGCATTTGGCATCGTTACTGGCATTATCCAATAATAATAACATTAAGGAGTTTTACTATGACGGCAAAAAGCCAGGTTTTAAAATACGGCTGGTACTTGATTTTTATGGCCCTTCAGATTTTCTTTCCCTTAAAGGCAGCGAAGTAAATGATCCCAAAAGTCCTATAAACTTGTTGCTGGGAGCATGGGTATTTGACCGGCCCGATCTGGCTAAAATAGCCAGCCCGGTTACTTACATTGATAAAAATGATCCGCCGTTTTTAATAGTTCAGGGCGAAAAAGACGAATCTGTGAACCCCACACAGTCAATATCGTTAAGTCTGCACCTTAAACTGGCCGGTGTAAAAAACGACCTGATCATAGTGCCCAACGCGCCGCACTATGGCGTTATGTTTGATGCTGAAAATATCAGGGAGAAAATAGCTCAATATCTGGATGAGTTTATGAAGTAA
- a CDS encoding fasciclin domain-containing protein: MKKSVLIAIVSLATGILSNKAIAQTQQQDTTKKDTTNAAPATPAAPSAASGDVVGVLSSSTDYAPFALAIKNADLETTLKAAGPFTIFAPNDVAFSKVPKPTMDELMKDHAKLAKVLKYHVVAGKYTKADIIKALGAGKGKAVLKTIDGESLTLSVNDKSNLQITDAKGNAALVIAFDLMATNGVVHGLNGVLMPQ; this comes from the coding sequence ATGAAAAAGTCAGTTTTAATTGCAATCGTATCATTAGCGACGGGGATTTTATCGAACAAAGCGATTGCCCAAACTCAACAGCAAGACACAACCAAAAAAGATACAACTAATGCCGCACCCGCAACTCCTGCCGCACCTTCTGCTGCTTCGGGCGATGTAGTGGGCGTACTTTCATCATCAACAGATTATGCACCATTTGCATTAGCTATAAAAAATGCCGACCTGGAAACTACCTTAAAAGCTGCTGGTCCATTTACCATATTTGCCCCTAATGATGTGGCTTTTAGCAAAGTGCCCAAACCAACTATGGACGAGTTGATGAAAGATCATGCCAAACTGGCTAAGGTATTAAAGTATCATGTGGTAGCAGGTAAATATACCAAGGCCGATATTATAAAAGCCCTTGGTGCCGGTAAGGGAAAAGCGGTGTTAAAAACTATTGACGGCGAATCATTAACCCTATCTGTTAACGATAAGAGCAATTTGCAGATTACCGACGCCAAAGGCAACGCTGCCCTGGTTATAGCGTTTGACCTCATGGCCACCAATGGCGTTGTACACGGCCTTAACGGGGTGTTGATGCCCCAATAG